The Dehalococcoidales bacterium genomic sequence CAGTCAGCACGAGATAGACATAAGGTATACGGATGCCCTGACTATGGCGGACAACGTGATGACCTACCGGCTGGTAGTTAAAGAGGTAGCCATGTTAAACGGTGTGTACGCCTCCTTCATGCCCAAGCCGGTCTTCGGCATCAATGGCAGCGGTATGCATGTTCACCAATCACTATTCAGGGGCGACAAGAACGCCTTTCATACCGAGGATAATGAGTATCACCTGACCGAAGAGGCCAGGAAGTATATTGCCGGCCTCCTGAAGCATGCTCCGGAGATTACGGCGGTCTGCAACCAGTGGGTCAACTCATACAAGCGCCTTGTGCCCGGCTACGAGGCACCGGTGTACCTCTCCTGGGCGCGGCGCAACCGGTCTGACCTCATCCGCGTCCCCGAGTACAAACCGCATCGGGAGCATGCCACCAGGGTTGAGTTCCGTTCCCCTGACCCTGCCTGCAACCCCTACCTTGCCTTCAGCGTGATGCTGGCTGCCGGCCTGGAGGGAATCGAAAAGAGCTACGAAGTGCCGGAGCCCGTGGAAGAGAACGTGTACGAAATGACCGAGGCTGAGCGGGAGAAGCGGGGTATCGGGACCCTGCCCTCCAGCCTCTGGGATGCAATCAAGCTCACCGAGCAGAGTGAGCTGGTGCGAAAAGCCCTCGGAGACCACGTCTTCAATGCCTTCATTACCAACAAGAAGATTGAGTGGGACCAGTACCGCACCCAGGTCACTGACTATGAGCTTATGCGATATCTACCGGTACTCTAGTAGGGTGCTGAAAAAGGGGAGTCCAGAGGGCGCCGCCTCTTCTTAGAGGCGCCCCCTTCTGGCAGGGGTCTGGGGGTGTCCCCCAGATATAATATTTCCCCCCTTCCGCAGAAGGCTCCTTCCTGGCTAGGAAGGGGGTCAGGGGGTTGGTCGAAAGGGTTTTTCAGCACCCTGCTAATGCTCCTGGTCGTGCCTGGCAACATGCCACCACCCCAGATTCTTCGGCTATGGCCTGCTGGCTTTGCCAGCAGGTACGCTCAGAATGACATGGCGGGTAGGTTGGTTGT encodes the following:
- a CDS encoding glutamine synthetase family protein, coding for MENRNAEGKEYVLKMAKEHNVKFIWLWFTDILGVLKSFAIDINELEVALEEGMGFDGSSIEGFARIDESDMIALPDPDTFRLVPWRPREHNAVARMFCDIHHPSGDPFEGDPRYILKRNLKRAADMGYTFYVGPELEYFYFKDDKGTEPLDKGGYFDLTPMDAATDLRRETVLILEQMGIDVEYSHHEVAHSQHEIDIRYTDALTMADNVMTYRLVVKEVAMLNGVYASFMPKPVFGINGSGMHVHQSLFRGDKNAFHTEDNEYHLTEEARKYIAGLLKHAPEITAVCNQWVNSYKRLVPGYEAPVYLSWARRNRSDLIRVPEYKPHREHATRVEFRSPDPACNPYLAFSVMLAAGLEGIEKSYEVPEPVEENVYEMTEAEREKRGIGTLPSSLWDAIKLTEQSELVRKALGDHVFNAFITNKKIEWDQYRTQVTDYELMRYLPVL